A stretch of DNA from Electrophorus electricus isolate fEleEle1 chromosome 18, fEleEle1.pri, whole genome shotgun sequence:
GTCCACCCAGTCCTGGAGAAAGGCACAGTTCACAAGGGCACCTCATCAGTGCAAACATATAAGGCGCGTCCGTGGACGCCTGCATCTCCAGCTGCTTACTTGTTGACGTGTTCTTCCCAGTCGTCGGGGGGCAGAGGACCGTCGGCGACGGTGCGGGCGAACAGGACATGTCGTTCGCACTCGTTCATCACGCTGCGAGCCTTCTGGTTGTCATAGAGTGGCATGGGGGTGGGCGTGACCGTTTCCACGTCGACGGACACGTCCGACTCGCTGGGAAAAAGGCAGCCGGGGAAATGCAAAGTGAATGAACCGACAGCTGCAGGGGGCGCACCGGGATGTGGgcaaggcttttttttttttttgctgccgTCGTAACAGCTGCACGGGTAGTGAAAGCTTTGGAAAAGTACCAACAAACAGCCCTTATCTGTAGGGGCAGGCTCATTTTATCACAGAGAATTACAGTCTTAACATCAGATCCCATTAGAACTGCACAGTAGGTACAAAAATGCGTCATATACCAAGGTCTCACACTGTGATATGTCACGAAATAAATACCGCACTGGATGTTTGTGAATTCCGTTCGAAACGTGTGTGGGTTCTCACCAAATCCAATGCAGTTAACAGCTCAAGTTAAAGCTGTTAAAGACAATATTTTACCATCCCAATAAGTGTATCAATGCAAATGTCTAAAATTGATTTGCAGCATTACACATTGTTCGTGGACTCAAAAGCCTAAAGCAGTGTGAGCCCTGAAGCCCCGTCCTGACTTCAAACAGCACTCACACGGAAGGTTCTGCCTGCCGCCGCGGGGTGACAAAAAGCATGCGGGTAGGCCGCGCGCTGCTGGCGTCCGGATGCGCGTTCCAGGGCTTGGCATAGCTGTGGTCCAGGAACACCAGGTCCAGCTCCCTCTCGTGAGCGGACAGCTGGAAAAGGAGCGAGGTCCCCATCCTTCGGGCCGAGGTCTGGAAGTCCCTCTCCCCGCCGTTGCGGTGCATCGTTTAGGCGCCTAGCCCCGCGAATCCACGGATGGAGCGAACATTAGATGTACTGATGAAGGTTAGAAAAGGAAAAGCGTCTTAATgagcaaatgtttgtttttgtgcatttatagCACGTAATGATTTTAACCGTCCCCTTAACAGAGAGACCACCGGGGTGAAACAGGTTAGCACAAGCTACAATGCACAACACTTGATATGCAACCGTTTACCAGCTAGTGCCTGTCAAACAGCACCGCCAATAACGAAATAACGCACTTGTTTAAATCGTTTAGCTACTGAGTCTCGAACCAGCTAGACATGCATTAGACTCTCCGACTACCAGTCTACTTTCATGCACAGCTAACTGACCAGCTAGTCCTACAAAGACAGGCATCGTTGCACGCACAGCTAACTGTGCATAGCCAACAGAACTGGCTCGAGAGCAGTGGCAGGGCTTTGGGCCCCGCGCGAGGGCGCACGCGCGGGCCAGTCTTCGGCGGCCGCGCCTCTccattagctagctagggttagccaagttagctagctagcgcaGTCGATGAGATCGCACGTTAACATCAACACGATTTGTTGTCCTACTCCATAATCAGCACTTTGCGACAAGAGAGTCGGAGTATGTGTGAAAGGCGGACCTCGCCGCGCTGTCCGACCACATATAACCGACCGCGCTTTGTGTGCGTTAGCTTgcgttagctagcgttagccaggTTAGCTCCCCAGGTAGCCATCAGACGTACTCACTGTCCTCGTCTGCTGTCTCAGAGACGGCTCACTTTACGCCATCGTGTTTTTGTTTGCGTTATATGTCGGTTATATGTCGGGAGTCCTGGACGTGCTGAGGAAACGAAGTGCGGCGCTGGGGAAGCTGTGAGCTCCGTCAGGGCTGTTGTGTTTCGCCCGTGACGGCATGCCTCAAAACCCGGAATGGAGTTCTCATTACAGCTTCAAAAAACAGCCCCAAACAGGCTACAGGGGTGTCCGAGTAAATGCTTAAATTAAACACGAAACACAGAGAAgttgggtttttaaaaaaggaatataTCTTGTCTGATGGATATTCTTCATTAGTTGGTCCATTACTTTTCGAAAATACATTAATTCAGCCTGGAAGTAGGTGTAATTCCAGGTACTCGctttgtaatcggaaggttgccagttcaagccctgccactgttgggcccatgagcaaggcccttaacaaccctcaattgttcacgttgtactcagtcataattgtaagtcgctttggataaaagcgtcagctaaatgttgatGGtggtgtatatagtgtgtaattaaaaacaaaccgCAAGATTCTATTCTCCTTTTGTGTGAGGTAGGGAAAAAGTCAGTGCTTCATATGTGCTCAGCATTCTTTAATTATTAATCTCTATGTTGATATCACAAGGCCTACTGGAATCAGCCCTGCAATAACACATTTCTCTAAACAAATATTCTACTCTGTGCAATTGCATAACGAAGTTTACCACAGGAAATCGACTGTACTGACTCTAGTACAGGGAAATTGGGTTTATTAGAATTTGTCAAAGTGTAATCTAATTCAGAATAAGTTTGCAGTcttaaaaaatagaattttgtCTTTGGCTTTAATTAGTGTAATGTGGCATATGCAGGGACTAATATACCAGGTTTTATTTtactaaacaaaataataagtaatttcttaaatgtgaattttaaatgtgaattaaattTGCACTGGAACATTTGTTTCCCACCTGTGCTTTAACCTGTGGCTATACTAATCATGGCTTTTTTCCACATGTGGTGTTATGGGtgcaaatgtcatttttatgacTGGAATATATGTAGCAAATACGTTCAGTTCATAGTCTTTATTTTTAGTGTCTATGTTCAATATCAACAAGTAGCTTTAGCATCTGTGATGGAGCCCCACTCATAAGTTAGCATGAAGGGTCGTGCCAGTGTGTGGCAATTCTACACCGCAGCTTcagctcttctgggaaggctttccacaaggttcaggagtgtgtttatgggaatttttgaccattcttccagaatcATATTTGTGAGGTcggacactgatgttggatgagaaaCTGCTGGCTTGCAGCCTCTGCtccaattcatcccaaaggtgttctattgggttgaggtcaggactctgtgcaggccagtcaagttcttcctccaAACATGTTCATCcttgtctttatggaccttgctttgtgcactggtgcgcagtcatgttggaacaggaaggggccatccccaaattgttcccacaaagttgggtgcataaaattgtccaaaatctcttggtatgctgaagcattaacagttcctttcactggaattaaggggctgagcccaactcctgaaaaacaaccccacaccataatcccccctccaccaaactttaaaCTTgtcacaatgcagtcagacactTATCGTTCTCCtggccaaacccagactcatctATCGGATTGCTAGATGGAGAAATGTGATTCGttactccagagaacacgtctccactaCTCTAGAGTCACTGCATCTGACACTTTGCATTGCGTTTGGTgttgtaaggcttggatgcagctgcttggccatggaaacgcattccatgaagctctctacgcactgttcttgagctaatctgaaggccacatgaagtttggaggtctgtagtgatgGACTGTACAGAAAGTTGGAGACCTCTGTGCACTTCAGCATCCGCTGACCCTGCTCTGCCATTTTCTGTGTCCGACCACCTCATGGATGAATTACTGTCattcccaatcgcttccactttcttataataccactgactgactgactttaatatttattagcaaggaaatttcacgactggactagttgcacaggtggcatcctatcatggtACCACGCTGGATtccactgagctcctgagagcgaccCGTTCTTCCACAAATGTTTGTataagcagtctgcatgcctggatgcttggttttatacacctgtggccatggaagtgattggaacacctgaattcagtgatttggatgggtgagagAATTCCTTTGGCAATATAGCGTACATGTCCTGTCAGTTCATGTAGGCTTGAACATGTGCAAAAAAAGTACTAGAAATTATGTGGAGTAAAAATAATATGCACTAAATATTTTACATCAAATGCTATGTAAAGCTCAAATAGGATTGGTGAATATATGTTGAtttgtagttgttttgttttatgccaAAATTAATTAGTAGAAATATCACTACCTTCCTTGTGTGCAGTTAAAAAGTTGTGCTGCAGAGTCAGATATGTTTATTTATCACTTTCATAACTCTGCTGAATGTATTGTTAAGAAATATCCTGGTTACAACATCACTCTTAGCTGCAGAGATAAACCAACATGATGTTGCTTTAGTAAGATAAATGgcatttctctttttccatCACAGCTTGTCATGTCAGTGGCGGAACAGTGATGTTTGTGGCACTGTGAGGTGGACTCTCTCTCCAATATGTTTTATCAGTGTAATTGGTTTGCTCTAGAAaggtctttatttattattataggtTTTCACATCTGGTAACAACAGGCACAGTTTGCTATCATACCATGTCATGTAGATATCTGCTATCATTCTTATCATTCTTATCATTCTTATCACTAATTCACAAAATGTTGTTTCACGGTCTAGAAGATGACCGCTATTCAGAGGGGAAATGACACAGGACCACAGCTAAGACCAAGCACTTCTGACAAGCATACACCAAGTTACAGTTCAGCTTGGTCGTAttgcatttttcagttttattattattatttttcaactTCTTTTGAAGTCATGtatcatatattttaatacaaatgaCACTGACAAGCACCCTAAACTCCATAGTTTTATAACTATGCAAAAATCTTACCATGTTTGCAGTAACTCTTGATGTCTTACACCCTCAGacttaaactaaataaaagatGACCAAAGCTATTGCTTTAACCCCCTCGGAAGAACTGGGCTAGAGTGGAAAAAGTCTGCTGGGCAGGATCTTACTGGTAAAAGataatgtgtgtacacacacacacacacacacaagcagacattAACTGCAAGTCAAACACTCAAATATTCCATACTGGGCTtttataatctgtgtgtgttgatctTGTCGCACCTGCCCAGAGTGACTCATTGTCAGGATGTAGTGGATAAGATCCGGCACCCGGTGGGCTCTGCAGTGCCAGCAGTGCAGATGCCACCCGACACCGAGCTCATAGCAAAGCAAGATGCAGGCACTCTCAAGTTAATAAGACCTCTTAAACCTTTGACTAAAtcaaatgttgtaaataaaaGATTGTAGATGTGCACAAAACCTTTGCAAAgggattgtttgtttgtttattttctctccctcttcctcactTTCTCGCTCCGTTGCTCCTCATCTTTAGGCGTCTGGTTTTTTCTCTTATCTTGTCCTCCATGCTTTTCCCTGCATCCTCCGTCTCTCCTGTCCTGCCTGGCTCTAAGCATCTTTTTCTCCTCCAGCTGTTTTTTCTTAAATTTATCAGTCTAAATGACTAAAGTATTTCTCCTCAGAAGAGATGGGGAAGAAGCCAGAGCAACGGAATGTGATGCCGTCAGTGATGCTCGAGTTATCTGGGAGGCAAAAAACTCAAGATGCATACAAACTTGCCAAATGGACTTCTGATGAGTGTGATGTTGCCCCTACCCCTTTGTGCGCcttttgaataaataaagttatgaaaaacatgtaaatgaatATCAGACTAGTTTCTTCTCGTATCCAGGTATGGAAAGCCAAACCTCCAGGTTTGTTTACAAGCCGGAGGGAACCCAAACGTTCCACTACTTTCTATTTAGATTATTGTTGATTCTGTGGGGACACAGCATGCACCTACAAACTATAAATAGCTCATAACTTTTGGACACTCCTTGTAGGCCATTTCTCTGGAGATCTCCCGTTTCCCTGATTTGGGTGATCATTATCTTGGTTAAGCTTGCATGAGCTTTACCCTGGCAGTCGTAAGGTTGATGTCACTTGATCAAAACCATGTGTCTGCTTGAATGGTCTCtgcatgatttttaaaatcagcatTGGTAACTGGTGATGTCAGTTATAAACATTAGAGACTCATCTGTGCACTTAGAATCAAAATTTGCTGCTATCAAAACATTTGCTACTATCGATCAAAAAGGTGCTAAGCGAATTAATCTGTTTTACTAGAACAGTGTTGTATTGTTTCAGATTTcagatctttttctttctgttcagtcttaaaaacattttacactatGTTCCCTTggtctttaaatgtaaatgtgatgtgaGAACACGACAGTAGTGCAGAGACAGATGCATTCAGTTATATCAGAATAATTTATGTATGAAGGTCTCTGGGAGAGAACACTTCTGGGCTTTTGGCAAGCTCATCAGAACGAGTTCTAAATGACCACAGTGAGGTGTAAGGTTGAGTCAAAATATTTCCTGTGCTTCAGTCCCGATGAGGTTGTGTAGGCTTGAGTTTGGgccaattcagttcagttcaagtCGATTCATATTTGCTATCATTAAACATATTGGTATGCAGCAACACAGAGACCTATAGTCTCAAACATGAACATGTGAAACCAAATGTATTGACACAGGACGACTTCAGTggtcataaaaacattttatgataaGCACCAGTCTGAGTGCATGTAAGGATTCTAAATGAGCTAAAAGCTTTCAGTAAGTTTCATGACACATTAAAGGGGATCATGACATGAAAGCTCCAGCCAGAAAATGGTTGATTCCAGAGATTTTCTGGGAGGTATTCTTCGGCAGTGTATCCCTCATGTATAAAAATTTcaagggttttgtttatgtttctggAGTACGTTGAGCAGGCACTGGCCTTTCCAGGTCATGACGTTTGTCTTGCTGTCAGCCTGTCCGGTCAGCCACCTAGCCAACTGCACTCTGTTTAAAAGGACACATTGTTTTCTGCTGTCAGGTTCGGGAACATCTACGCTTAATTTCGAACCATGGTATGTATACGCTATTCCCAAATTCAgtagtttggttttctttaaaaaaaaacaaaaacaaaacaaagctagAAATGTCATTAGTGTTTTATTCAATGGATTTTTGTAAAGAAAGTGATGTGATAATGTGCTACCATGGTAACGCACCACATTCTACACTACAGTTAGGCATTTAAAAGGCAATTATTATTCCACTGTGACGTCTTGCTGAGGAGTCATTTCACTCAAGCGCTTGTTCacatgtgtgttatgtgtgttatgAACCTTCTCAGTGGGTTTTAACAGCATTTTTGCTGAATCAAAATGGCTCATGCTTCggtgtacatgtgttttacatacatgtgcacagtTTACAGTACGTTAGGTTGGAAGTAATGTGCACAGGAAGTAGTGTAAAGAAGAAAGCTGTTTTTTGTCCTATATGTATCTGTGTTCTAGTAAGGCCAAGGAcatgtgtgatttttgtttttccttcttcttaagaataaaaatttaaaacaaacctaATTTGAATTTTTATTCCAAAGTCCATGCCGAAGTGGTCAGTGTTTGTGGTGTTAGTCATGTGTGAACTCATTCCTTTGAACAATGCTGCCTGCTGGATTGTCACTGAAaactggtacacacacaaaaacaagcaaaaacaaacaacacatctgTTCCTTTCACAGTGTAGCACACCTTCTAGAGTAACATAAGGTTCTAGAGTAACATGCAACTACTGTTTTTCTGTCTACTGTACCCACACACAGTTATGATGTATGCCGTATCTTTTCATAATGTGCTGTCACCCTCTGAGATCTAACAACAACATGTTGTAATACAAAAGCTAATACAATAGCATTCGACACTATATAGATGTATACATTACTTACAACAACAGAGAAGTATCCCAGTCTCTAGGTAGTTTGACCCTGACTGTTGAACCCTGGACAGATGTGCCTCGGTGTCAGGATGGTGTGGATAAGACCTTTCATCCAAAGGGCACCTCCTGGACTAACAGCAAATGCTGGACATGCACATGCCTTCAGAGTGCCATGCGCTGCTGTCATGGGTAAATACACGTCCCAGTACCGCACAACACATGCTCTCCAGATCAGtcctgtgctgtgatgtgtagaGGTCTGATGTTCCAAAGTAAACATATGAAACATGTTTATTAGATCTGATGTTTCAAATTAACCTAATGAAGCCTGGTTATTTGATATATCATTCTCAGAAGGTTATGCACttcttaatgatttttttttcactttacaGCTTACCGACAATTTTCCTGCAAACTGTGAGGTGACATACGATTATCACACTTGTACGTTTAAGGTTTTCCAAAAGGGAAATCCAGCCATCAGGTGTACTTATTCTGCTACTGGAAAGTGATGCTCAAGTACACAAATCAATAAAGATTTCTGGCATTATGCACATCAGTGGTGATTAATCAAATTAACAATCACAGTTTACAGAATACCACAGTAGCAGACACACAATACCCAGCAAACGTGAGATGCAGGCACTCAAGTTAGTGATACACTTATAGACCTGtatgaacatgaaataaataaagtgcagacatacaaaaaaaacttttgcaaattgcttctttctttctttactttatatatatattgctgatGAAACAGCTCTCGTGGTCAATTATTTTAGCAGTAATATTAAATCTAATAATGGTGAATGGTATGTTTCTCCATGATGGTTACAGAGTGATCAGAGATTTTTATACTTTTGCTAAGTAAAAACAATTAAGACTTCAACATTCAAAGTGACAAATATGCTGAGCAAGAATGCTGAATTATTACTTTGTGACAGATCGGATTTGTCAGGCATTATTCAGTGGTGTATTCTGGACATCCTATAAAGAAAGAGACATGctgcataatgagagagacagtgcctatgtaaatgtaactaaacactttgagatgtgctgcataatgagagagacagtgcctatgtaaatgtaactaaacactttgagatgtgctgcataatgagagagacagtgcctatgtaaatgtaactaaacactttgagatgtgctgcataatgagagagacagtgcctatgtacagtaaatgtaattaaatactctgtggactttCCTGACTTGAATTTACTCGATTTCACCTAAATTTGAAAGTTGCTGCAGATGCTTTAAGGAGTAAGTAGCTTCCATTCTTCTGGCCTctactgttttgttgttcttctcCAGTTTCACTGTCTCAacatatttctgtctctctttcttgtctCATCCATCATCTCTGTTAAGTCTCCAGTATCTtcgtgtctctccctctctctctctctctctctctctctctctctctctcactctctccccctctctccctttctttctctccctctctctctcccccccctctctctctctctctctctctctctctccctctcccctctctctccctctctctctccccctttcattctctctccccctctttctctctctccccctctttctctctttctctcccctctctctccctctctctcccccctctctctctctccctttctcactccctctctctccctctctttcattctctctctctccccctctctctttctctctctctccccctttctctctctctctctctccctctctccctctcattctctctccccctttctctctctctctccctttctttctctccctctctctcactcttcccccctttctctctctcttgttctctctctccctctccctctttctctctctcccctctctctccctctctctctctctctctctcactctctccccctctctccctttctttctctccctctctctctctctccccctttctctctctctgttctctctctccccccccccctctctctctctctctctctctctctctctcccccccccctccctctctcctctgcacttCCATTCGTGGAGCAATACCTTCACTTCCTTCTCCattctcgctcttcctctctttctctctctcgctcttcctctctttcttgctccaGTGCTCTTCATCATAAGACTTGTGCTTGTTTTCTAGTTTCTGTTTTAGTTCCAAATTCTTTCCTCCTTCTCTTGCCCTCCAAGCTTTTCCCTTCATCGTtcacctctcttctctcctcctttgctcctttctttttccatcatTCTTCTAGTTATCTCTTGCTCCAAACAGGTTTTCCTATCCTccattttttccttctctccttttctttcattctgtcattCGTTTGTCCTTTCTCTACCCTTTCTTGCTCCTTTGCTACACTCTTCATGTCCTCCACTCTCTGTCCATCTTGCTGTCTCAttgttattctctctcttttcagccAGTTCCTTTCTTCAGCAGGTCCGGGTCTTTCCAGGACATGACACCTGCCTTATTTGAAATGCATCTGACGTCACTAACCCAGCCCGCTCCGCTCTGTTTAAAAAGAAGCGTTTGTTATCTGCTCTCAACCTCTGGAACATCTACACTTAGCTTTGAACCATGGTAAGAAATCTCTCTGGCCAAATTCCGCTGCGCTTTTTACCTGTTTACAAGCTATAAATGTTCTCAACATTTGCTAATATTAACTGGACTTGTTCATTCTTTATGACAATTTTAAATCTTCTGTATTATACTTAGAAACCTCCTGTTAGAAATGTctacaaatatattcaaatatttgctCTAGGAAGTGATCAGTTGTTATTGTGGAGactttttcaaatgaaatagGAATGTCATATCTATCTGTGCCATTGAAAGTAATTATGggagtttaaataaaatgaaagtttgaaaatgtatgttaaaaacacattcttcaAGAGAAGTATTTATCCAATCAATTTCTTTATTTGACTTTTTGGTCCAAAGTGCATGCTGAAGTGGTCAGTCTTGGTAGTGCTGTGTGGACTCATTCCTCTGAGCAATGCTGCTTGCTTTAATGCAAAACTGGAATTTggtagtgtacacacacacactcacacacaattccatatacatttacagcatttagctgacacttttatcaaaagcatcttagttatgactgaataaaacgtgaacaattgagggttaagggtcttgctcaggggcccaacagtggcgggaCTTGAACTGCAACCTTTGATTACAAGTAGTGTGCCCTCACCACAATAATAGCAAGACGAACCCATGTTATTCAATACTGGGCTTTTATAATCCACGTGTGTTGATCTTCTCACTCTGGGCAGGTG
This window harbors:
- the LOC113590930 gene encoding beta-microseminoprotein-like, with the translated sequence MERTLDVLMKRDHRGETDVPRCQDGVDKTFHPKGTSWTNSKCWTCTCLQSAMRCCHGGLMFQSKHMKHLTDNFPANCEVTYDYHTCTFKVFQKGNPAIRCTYSATGK